A segment of the Bradyrhizobium sp. CCBAU 53340 genome:
CGCAACCGTGTCGACGAAGCGTCACACCGATGGACGTGCCACGGTGTTCGGTGTCTATGACGAACTGACCCTGAACATCGAGGGGGTCTCCCACGGCAAGATCGCGACATACACGGCGACGGCCGGAGAGGCGCGGGGGATCATGCTCCGGGGAACGCTCATTCTGACGGAACGGCCGGCGGCGGCAGCTGAACGAAGCGAGCCGATCCCGGCATTCGATCCCGGCAAGCTGCCAAAGCTGTCGAAACGCTCGCGGTAATTGCCGGGACCCTGCGGCGCGCAGCATCGACATATTGCGCCTCGGGCAGCGCAATTCCGTATCCTCAAACTTTGGCGGCGGCGCTTTTCAAACTGCCTGCGTCCCGTCATTGTGCCGCGGAATCAATCATCTCGAGGCAGCATCTATGTCGGACAAGGTCTCGCGTCGCCAGTTCGCGAAAATCGCGGGGTTGTCCGCAGCCGGAATGACTGGGCCCCTTGAGGCTGCCGAGGCCAGGCCCGCGGCGGCGCCGCGCAGCGCCGATGGCTTTCCAGCAGGCTTTGTCTGGGGCACGGCGACGTCGTCCTATCAGGTCGAGGGCGCGGTCGAGGAAGACGGGCGAGGGGCCTCGATCTGGGACAAGTTCGTGCGTATTCCCGGCAAGATCGAAGATGGCACCAATGGTGACCGCGCCGTTGAGCATTACCACCGTTACAAGCAGGACATCGCGCTCATCAAGGAACTCGGCTGCAAGGCCTATCGCTTCTCGGTGGCCTGGCCAAGGGTGTTTCCGGATGGCGACAGCAAGCCCAATCCGAAAGGGCTCGACTTCTACAATCGTCTGGTCGACGAGCTCCTCAAGAACGGCATCGAGCCGTGGCTGACGCTTTATCACTGGGACCTGCCGCAAGCGCTGCAGGACCGTCTTGGCGGCTGGCGCTCGACCGAGACCTGCAAGATCTTCGGCGACTACGCGGCCTATGTCGCCGAGCATCTCACCGATCGCGTCAAAAGCGTGTTCACACTGAACGAGAGCGGCCGCTTCGTCTATTTCGGCTACGGTATCGGCATCGATGCGCCGGGCCTGACCTTGCCGCAGGCCGACGTGAACCAGATCAGGCACAACAGCGCGCTCGCGCACGGGCTTGCGGTGCAGGCGGTTCGCGCCCATGGCCGCCGCGGCACGCGCGTCGGACCTGCCGAGAACATCGATGCCTGCATTCCCGCGATTGACACGCCCGAGAACGTCCGCGCCGCCGAGATCGCGCTGCGCGAGCTGAATGCCGGCTATCTCAACGTCATCATGACCGGCGCCTACACCGACGCGTTCCTGAAATATGCCGGCGCCGCCGCGCCGAAATACACCGACGCGGAGCTGAAAATCATCGGCTCACCGATCGATTTCCTCGGCCTCAACATCTACGCACCGCAGCACTACATCGTCGCGTCCGACCAGGGCGCGGGCTTCATGCCGCTGCCGATCCCGAAAGCCTTTCCGCACATGAATTCGGATTGGCTGCGCGTCGGCCCCGAGACGATCTACTGGGTGCCGAAGCTCGCGGCCAAGATCTGGAAGACGAATGCGATCTATATCAGCGAGAACGGCACCTCCGGTGACGATCAGGTGACGCAAGACGGCAAGATCTACGACACCGATCGCATCATGTACTTGCGCAACTATCTCGCCCAGCTCCAGCGCGCCACCGCGGAAGGCGTGCCGGTACGCGGCTATTTCCTCTGGAGCCTGTTGGACAATTTCGAATGGGTGTTCGGGCTCAACAAGCGCTTCGGGCTGTATCACGTCAATTTCGACACCCAGGTGCGTACGCCAAAGCTGAGCGCAAGCTTCTACCGCAACGTGATCGCAAAGAACGCCGCGGGGGCGTAATCGCTTCAATCATGCAGAGGTCGTCATGCCCGGGCTTGTCCCGGGCATCCACGTTCTTTGTGCCGCGTTGCGAGGCGTGGATGGCCGGGACATAGGCGAGCGGAAGCGACGCCGTCCTTCGGGCGGCTATGCCCGGCCATGACGTGGCGGATGCTTTCGCGTCGCGGAAAATGCACGTGAGAGGCGTGAGCGCCGCGCATTGACTCCACTCTCCCCCTGATTCAAAACCGTCCCCAACACGCATAACAAGAGGACAACGCCCATGGCCGACGCGCTGATCATCGATGCCTGCCGAACCCCGCGTGGCATCGGCAAGGCTGGCAAGGGAGCATTGTCAGGCATTCATCCGCAGCAGCTTGGCGCCACCGTGCTGCGTGCGCTCGCCGATCGCACCGGCATCGACACCGCCGATGTCGACGACATCGTCTGGGGATGCAGCGCGCAGGTCGCAACGCAAAGCGGCGACCTCGGCCGGATGTCGGCGCTCGATGCCGGCTATGACGTGCGCGCCAGCGCCGTGACGCTGGACCGCTTCTGCGGCTCCGGGATCACCAGCGTCAACATGGCGGCCGCATCGATCATGGCGGGCGCGGAAGATCTCGTCATCGCCGGCGGCTGCGAGATGATGTCGATGGAAGGACGCCGCGGCGGCGGACCGATGATGATGGACTCCGGAAATCTGCGGCTTCGCGCGCGGCATCCGCAATCGCATCAGGGTGTCTGCGCCGATGCGATCGCGACGCTGGAAGGCATCACGCGTCGGGACGTCGACGCGCTCGGGCTGGAAAGCCAGAAGCGAGCCGCGCATGCGATTGCCGGCGGTCACTTCAAGAAGAGCCTCGTGCCCGTGCATCGCGAGGACGGCAGCCTCGCGCTCGACCATGAGGAATATCCGCGGCCGCAGACCACGATGGAGGGGCTAGCTGTGCTCAAGCCGGCATTCCCCGCGATCGCCGACTATGCGCTGGACGACAAGGGCACGACCTATCGCGGCCTGATCCTGCAAAAATATCCTGATCTTGACATCGACTTCATGCACCACGCCGGCAACTCGTCGGGCGTCGTCGATGGCGCCGCTGCGATCCTTCTCGCCTCTCCGTCTTACGCCAAGGCGCATGGCCTTAAAGCCCGCGCCCGCGTGGTCGCGATGGCCAATATGGGAGACTCGCCGACCCTGATGCTGAACGCGCCGGTGCCGGCGACGCGCAAGGTGCTGGCGAAGGCCGGGCTCACCATCGACGACATCGACCTGTTCGAGATCAACGAGGCCTTTGCGGTGGTGGCGGAAAAATATATCCGCGACCTCAAGCTCGACCGCGCCAAGGTCAACGTCAATGGCGGTTCGATCGCGCTCGGCCATCCCATCGGCGCAACCGGCTCGATTCTGATCGGCACCGTGCTCGACGAGCTCGAACGGCGCGACCTCAAGCGCGGTCTCGTCACCATGTGCGCGGCCGGCGGCATGGCTCCGGCCATCATCATCGAGCGCGTCTAGACCGCCGTCCTCATCGGCATCGGGCCAGACGACCGGGGTCGCCCGGCCGCCTGCCACGGGCGGCTGTCTTGGTCA
Coding sequences within it:
- a CDS encoding GH1 family beta-glucosidase — protein: MSDKVSRRQFAKIAGLSAAGMTGPLEAAEARPAAAPRSADGFPAGFVWGTATSSYQVEGAVEEDGRGASIWDKFVRIPGKIEDGTNGDRAVEHYHRYKQDIALIKELGCKAYRFSVAWPRVFPDGDSKPNPKGLDFYNRLVDELLKNGIEPWLTLYHWDLPQALQDRLGGWRSTETCKIFGDYAAYVAEHLTDRVKSVFTLNESGRFVYFGYGIGIDAPGLTLPQADVNQIRHNSALAHGLAVQAVRAHGRRGTRVGPAENIDACIPAIDTPENVRAAEIALRELNAGYLNVIMTGAYTDAFLKYAGAAAPKYTDAELKIIGSPIDFLGLNIYAPQHYIVASDQGAGFMPLPIPKAFPHMNSDWLRVGPETIYWVPKLAAKIWKTNAIYISENGTSGDDQVTQDGKIYDTDRIMYLRNYLAQLQRATAEGVPVRGYFLWSLLDNFEWVFGLNKRFGLYHVNFDTQVRTPKLSASFYRNVIAKNAAGA
- a CDS encoding acetyl-CoA C-acetyltransferase gives rise to the protein MADALIIDACRTPRGIGKAGKGALSGIHPQQLGATVLRALADRTGIDTADVDDIVWGCSAQVATQSGDLGRMSALDAGYDVRASAVTLDRFCGSGITSVNMAAASIMAGAEDLVIAGGCEMMSMEGRRGGGPMMMDSGNLRLRARHPQSHQGVCADAIATLEGITRRDVDALGLESQKRAAHAIAGGHFKKSLVPVHREDGSLALDHEEYPRPQTTMEGLAVLKPAFPAIADYALDDKGTTYRGLILQKYPDLDIDFMHHAGNSSGVVDGAAAILLASPSYAKAHGLKARARVVAMANMGDSPTLMLNAPVPATRKVLAKAGLTIDDIDLFEINEAFAVVAEKYIRDLKLDRAKVNVNGGSIALGHPIGATGSILIGTVLDELERRDLKRGLVTMCAAGGMAPAIIIERV